The Methyloferula stellata AR4 genome includes a window with the following:
- a CDS encoding UDP-N-acetylmuramoyl-L-alanyl-D-glutamate--2,6-diaminopimelate ligase, which produces MHLADFLPTAEIPARFAGREVRGLSVHSATIEPGFVFFAVPGTKVNGLAFAPEAVAKGAIAVVAESDPETGFEDAAFVKVADVRSSLSFGAARFYQEQPETIVAITGTSGKTSVAAFTRQIWARLGKLAASLGTLGIVAPLGGSYGSLTTPDPIQMHWAMARLADEDVTHLAMEASSHGIIQRRLDGVRLAAGAFTNLSRDHLDYHATLEDYLDAKLRLFDTLLHKGQPAIVNADSDVADKVIATCEARGLRLFTVGAKGTALRLVKVTREGLISHIGVVYDGKTYAVTLPLAGDFQVSNALVAAGLCIATGSPPDEVFAALEHLEGAPGRLELVGRYRDAPVFVDYAHKPDALDKTLRTLRALTAKNLVVVFGCGGDRDMGKRPIMGDVAARLADQVVVTDDNPRSEDPALIRRAILEGAGAAARIREIGDRAAAIAESIKALQPGDVLLIAGKGHETGQIVGNRTLPFSDADCARAVLKDLGT; this is translated from the coding sequence ATGCATTTGGCCGATTTTCTTCCCACGGCTGAAATTCCGGCGCGTTTCGCCGGGCGGGAGGTGCGCGGCCTCAGTGTCCATAGCGCGACGATCGAGCCGGGCTTTGTATTTTTTGCGGTGCCCGGCACCAAGGTCAATGGCCTCGCCTTCGCACCCGAAGCGGTCGCCAAAGGCGCGATCGCTGTCGTGGCGGAAAGCGATCCCGAGACGGGCTTCGAAGATGCGGCTTTCGTCAAGGTCGCAGACGTGCGCAGCAGCCTCTCATTCGGCGCGGCACGTTTCTACCAAGAGCAGCCGGAGACGATCGTCGCCATCACCGGTACGAGCGGCAAGACATCGGTTGCCGCTTTCACGCGGCAGATCTGGGCAAGGCTCGGGAAGCTCGCGGCGTCGCTCGGCACGCTTGGCATCGTCGCGCCCTTGGGCGGCAGCTACGGCAGCTTGACCACGCCGGACCCGATCCAGATGCATTGGGCCATGGCGCGCCTGGCCGATGAGGATGTGACGCATCTCGCCATGGAAGCCTCCTCGCACGGCATCATCCAGCGGCGTCTCGACGGCGTGCGTCTCGCAGCGGGCGCCTTCACCAATCTCTCGCGCGATCATCTCGATTATCACGCGACGCTTGAGGACTATCTCGATGCGAAACTGCGGCTCTTCGATACTTTGCTTCACAAGGGTCAGCCGGCCATCGTGAATGCCGACAGCGATGTGGCCGATAAAGTCATTGCGACTTGCGAGGCACGTGGGCTTCGTCTTTTCACCGTGGGCGCGAAGGGCACGGCTTTACGCTTGGTGAAGGTGACACGCGAAGGACTCATCTCGCATATAGGGGTCGTCTATGACGGCAAGACCTATGCGGTGACGCTTCCGCTTGCCGGCGATTTTCAAGTCTCGAATGCCTTAGTCGCGGCCGGGCTCTGCATCGCGACGGGCAGTCCGCCGGACGAAGTTTTCGCCGCGCTCGAACATTTGGAAGGCGCGCCGGGCCGGCTGGAGCTCGTCGGGCGCTATCGCGACGCGCCCGTCTTCGTCGATTATGCGCATAAGCCAGATGCGCTCGACAAAACCCTGCGCACCTTGCGCGCGCTGACGGCGAAAAATCTCGTCGTCGTCTTCGGCTGCGGCGGCGATCGCGACATGGGCAAAAGGCCGATCATGGGAGACGTCGCGGCACGCCTTGCCGATCAGGTCGTCGTCACGGACGATAATCCACGTAGCGAAGATCCGGCTTTGATCCGGCGCGCGATCCTTGAGGGCGCCGGCGCCGCAGCGCGCATTCGCGAGATCGGCGATCGTGCCGCAGCGATCGCGGAAAGCATCAAGGCGCTTCAACCGGGCGATGTGCTCTTGATCGCCGGCAAAGGCCATGAGACCGGCCAAATCGTCGGCAATCGCACCTTGCCCTTTTCGGACGCCGATTGTGCCAGAGCCGTCCTCAAGGACCTCGGCACGTGA
- a CDS encoding UDP-N-acetylmuramoylalanyl-D-glutamyl-2,6-diaminopimelate--D-alanyl-D-alanine ligase, with protein MTTALEPLWTGLGLVAPLEARVGGYVPSAAYGISIDTRTLVQGDLFFAIKGDANDGHDYVEAALEKGAAAAVIDEAHADALKGQGPLYIVHDVLAALRRLGEAARQRSAARIIAVTGSVGKTSTKEALRLVFTQSGPTHASVASYNNHWGVPLTLARMPKSAHYGVFEIGMNHAGEITPLVAMVRPHVAIVTNVAPVHLEYFDSVDAIADAKAEIFSGLMRGGTAIIHRDSAQFERLEAHAKDSPAEHILSFGEHEKADARLLDITLAADHSMIHARIFGREVTYRLGAPGKHLAVNSLAVLLAARASGLALDNAVASLAFFQAQAGRGQRLILETAQGPFTVIDESYNANPASMSAALALAGALPVEAEGRRIAVLGDMLELGADEAAWHRGIASDVGANHIDLVFAAGLLMKSLFEVLPVETRGAWREDVADLEPLLLDAVRHGDIIIVKGSNGSRMSKIVNALKQNFAAPAPTQV; from the coding sequence ATGACAACAGCACTTGAGCCCTTATGGACCGGCCTTGGCCTCGTCGCGCCGCTCGAAGCGCGCGTCGGCGGCTATGTGCCGTCGGCCGCCTATGGCATTTCGATCGACACGCGCACGCTGGTGCAAGGCGATCTGTTCTTCGCGATCAAGGGCGATGCGAATGACGGCCATGATTATGTCGAAGCCGCGCTTGAAAAAGGTGCCGCCGCTGCCGTGATCGATGAGGCCCATGCCGATGCGCTCAAGGGGCAGGGCCCGCTTTATATCGTACACGATGTGCTCGCCGCGCTGCGGCGGCTGGGAGAAGCCGCGCGTCAGCGCTCCGCCGCGCGTATCATCGCGGTGACGGGATCGGTCGGCAAGACGTCGACGAAAGAAGCGCTGCGCCTCGTCTTTACGCAAAGCGGTCCGACGCATGCCTCGGTCGCGTCCTATAATAATCATTGGGGCGTGCCGCTTACTTTGGCGCGCATGCCGAAATCGGCCCATTACGGGGTGTTCGAGATCGGCATGAATCACGCTGGCGAGATCACGCCGCTTGTTGCGATGGTGCGGCCGCATGTTGCCATCGTGACGAATGTCGCGCCGGTTCATCTCGAATATTTCGACAGCGTCGACGCCATCGCTGACGCCAAGGCCGAAATCTTTTCAGGCTTGATGCGCGGCGGCACTGCGATCATCCATCGCGACAGCGCGCAATTCGAACGGCTCGAAGCGCATGCGAAAGACTCTCCCGCCGAGCATATCCTGAGTTTCGGCGAGCATGAAAAGGCCGACGCACGGCTTCTCGATATTACGCTTGCAGCCGATCATTCGATGATCCATGCCCGTATCTTCGGGCGCGAGGTGACCTATCGCCTCGGCGCGCCGGGCAAGCATCTCGCCGTGAATTCCTTGGCTGTGCTGCTGGCGGCACGTGCGTCAGGTCTCGCGCTCGACAATGCGGTCGCGTCGCTTGCCTTTTTCCAAGCCCAGGCGGGACGGGGACAGAGGCTGATTTTGGAGACCGCGCAAGGACCGTTTACGGTCATCGACGAGAGCTATAATGCCAATCCGGCTTCGATGAGCGCGGCTTTGGCGCTTGCCGGTGCCTTGCCGGTCGAGGCCGAAGGCCGCCGTATCGCCGTGCTCGGCGATATGCTGGAACTGGGTGCCGACGAAGCCGCGTGGCACCGGGGAATCGCTTCCGACGTCGGCGCAAATCATATCGATCTCGTCTTCGCGGCGGGACTTTTGATGAAGTCTCTCTTCGAGGTTCTGCCGGTCGAGACGCGGGGCGCCTGGCGCGAAGATGTCGCCGATCTCGAACCGCTGCTGCTCGATGCGGTTCGCCATGGCGACATCATCATTGTCAAAGGATCCAACGGCAGCCGCATGAGCAAAATCGTCAATGCGCTCAAGCAGAATTTCGCAGCGCCCGCCCCGACGCAGGTCTAA
- the mraY gene encoding phospho-N-acetylmuramoyl-pentapeptide-transferase: MLFWLAELSSHGPLNLFRYITFRAGGATATALFFVFFFGPKIIAALRLKQGKGQPIRTDGPQSHLLTKKGTPTMGGLMILSGLIVATLLWANLTNPYIWIVLLVMIGFGLIGFYDDYLKVTRQTHNGFSGRIRLLLEALIAVIACAAMMWLGGPYTTGLALPAINGFVVDLGLFFLVFGPFVIVASGNAVNLTDGLDGLAIVPVMIAGATFGIIAYLAGNAIFSTYLGINFVPGAGELAVVVGAMIGAGLGFLWFNAPPAQIFMGDTGSLALGGLLGTIAVAVKHEIVLAIVGGLFVLEALSVIVQVISFKLTGKRVFKMAPIHHHFEQLGWSEPQVVVRFWIIAFALALIGLSTLKLR, translated from the coding sequence ATGCTCTTTTGGCTTGCGGAACTTTCAAGTCACGGTCCGCTCAATCTCTTTCGCTACATTACGTTTCGGGCCGGTGGCGCGACGGCGACGGCTTTGTTCTTCGTCTTCTTTTTCGGACCGAAGATCATAGCGGCTCTGCGCCTGAAACAGGGCAAAGGGCAGCCGATCCGCACCGACGGTCCGCAATCGCATCTTTTGACGAAGAAGGGTACGCCCACCATGGGCGGGTTGATGATCCTCTCCGGGCTCATCGTCGCGACTTTGCTTTGGGCCAATCTCACCAATCCCTATATTTGGATCGTTCTGCTTGTGATGATCGGCTTCGGCCTCATCGGCTTTTACGATGATTATTTGAAAGTGACGCGGCAGACTCACAATGGATTTTCCGGCCGGATCAGGCTTCTGCTTGAGGCTTTGATCGCGGTCATCGCCTGCGCCGCGATGATGTGGCTCGGCGGTCCCTATACGACAGGGCTCGCTTTGCCAGCGATCAATGGGTTCGTCGTCGATCTCGGCCTATTCTTTCTGGTCTTCGGGCCTTTCGTGATCGTGGCCTCCGGCAATGCGGTCAATCTGACCGACGGGCTCGACGGGCTTGCGATCGTGCCCGTGATGATCGCCGGGGCGACTTTCGGCATCATCGCCTATCTCGCGGGCAATGCGATTTTCTCGACCTATCTCGGCATTAATTTCGTGCCCGGCGCCGGCGAACTCGCCGTTGTCGTTGGTGCGATGATCGGAGCGGGCCTGGGTTTTCTCTGGTTCAATGCGCCGCCAGCGCAAATCTTCATGGGCGATACGGGTTCGCTCGCACTCGGCGGCTTGCTTGGCACGATCGCGGTCGCGGTGAAACATGAAATCGTGCTGGCCATCGTCGGCGGCCTTTTCGTGCTCGAGGCGCTGTCTGTCATCGTTCAAGTCATATCCTTTAAATTGACCGGCAAGCGCGTCTTCAAGATGGCGCCGATCCATCATCATTTCGAACAGCTCGGCTGGTCGGAGCCGCAGGTCGTGGTCCGCTTCTGGATCATTGCCTTCGCGCTGGCTCTGATCGGCCTCTCGACCTTGAAATTGAGGTAA
- the murD gene encoding UDP-N-acetylmuramoyl-L-alanine--D-glutamate ligase, with product MTPITSFKDKNVALFGLGGSGFVSAQALVAGGANVSVWDDKESARDKAREAGLNVVDLHDADWTQFSSFVLAPGVPLTHPEPHWSVKKAKEADVEIIGDIELFCRERAHIAPRSLFVAITGTNGKSTTTALVAHLFKSFGYDVQVGGNIGTPILALEPPADNRVHVIECSSFQIDLTPSINPWVGVLLNVTPDHLDRHGTMENYAAIKERLVAGAENAVICLDDDICVAIADRLKKAKKSGTSVSVTHDDLAEGIVLDGTRLVRRVQGRSLTIADLAGIASLRGKHNGQNAAAAVAALGSHGFDLDRVRAGLQSFPGLPHRMEEVGQLGKVLFVNDSKATNADAAEKALLSFEQIFWIIGGRAKEGGIEPLRSLFPKVVKAYLVGEATELFARTIGDDLPYERCGTLDVALLAATRDAEASSLDAPVVLLSPACASFDQFPDFEKRGDYFRGLVKALLAEREKV from the coding sequence ATGACACCGATTACTTCTTTCAAGGATAAGAATGTCGCTCTCTTCGGTCTCGGCGGTTCGGGCTTTGTCAGCGCGCAGGCGCTCGTTGCCGGGGGTGCCAATGTGTCGGTCTGGGACGACAAGGAAAGCGCCCGCGACAAAGCCAGAGAGGCAGGCCTCAACGTCGTCGATCTGCATGACGCCGATTGGACGCAATTCTCGTCCTTCGTGCTCGCGCCCGGCGTGCCGCTCACTCATCCGGAGCCGCATTGGAGCGTCAAAAAGGCGAAAGAAGCCGATGTCGAGATCATTGGCGACATCGAATTGTTCTGCCGTGAACGCGCCCATATCGCGCCGCGCTCGCTCTTCGTCGCGATTACCGGCACCAATGGCAAATCGACCACGACAGCGCTTGTCGCGCATCTGTTCAAGAGCTTTGGCTATGACGTGCAGGTCGGCGGCAATATCGGCACGCCCATTCTCGCGCTCGAGCCGCCGGCCGATAATCGCGTGCATGTCATCGAATGCTCGTCGTTTCAGATCGACCTCACGCCGTCGATCAATCCTTGGGTCGGCGTTTTGCTCAATGTCACGCCGGATCATCTCGACCGGCATGGCACGATGGAAAATTACGCGGCGATCAAGGAAAGGCTGGTGGCCGGCGCTGAAAACGCCGTCATCTGTCTCGACGATGACATCTGCGTCGCGATTGCCGATCGTTTGAAGAAAGCCAAGAAGTCCGGAACCTCCGTTTCGGTGACGCATGACGATCTCGCCGAAGGGATCGTATTGGATGGCACGCGTCTCGTCCGGCGTGTTCAGGGCCGCTCGCTGACCATCGCGGATCTCGCCGGGATCGCGTCGTTACGCGGCAAACATAATGGCCAGAATGCCGCCGCGGCCGTCGCGGCGCTAGGCTCGCATGGGTTCGATCTCGACCGCGTCCGGGCGGGTTTGCAAAGCTTTCCGGGTCTGCCGCATCGGATGGAAGAGGTCGGCCAGCTCGGCAAAGTACTCTTTGTTAACGATTCGAAGGCAACCAATGCGGATGCCGCCGAAAAAGCGCTTTTATCCTTCGAGCAGATTTTCTGGATCATCGGCGGCCGCGCCAAGGAAGGCGGCATCGAACCTTTGCGAAGCCTGTTTCCGAAAGTCGTGAAAGCCTATCTCGTCGGCGAAGCGACGGAGCTTTTTGCCCGTACCATCGGCGATGATTTGCCTTACGAGCGTTGCGGCACCCTGGATGTCGCGCTTCTCGCGGCAACGCGCGATGCCGAAGCCAGTTCGCTCGATGCGCCGGTCGTGCTGCTGTCGCCGGCTTGTGCCTCGTTCGATCAGTTTCCGGATTTCGAGAAGCGTGGCGATTATTTCCGCGGACTTGTGAAAGCGTTGCTTGCCGAACGAGAGAAGGTCTAA
- a CDS encoding FtsW/RodA/SpoVE family cell cycle protein, which yields MVSRVERSALANWWWTVDRWLLAALGTLIVLGLVLTMAGSPPVAERLGLPTFHFVHRQAEALVPALAVLIAASFLSPRHVRRAALLIFIVSMALIIVALLFGHEVKGARRWIFGIQPSEFLKPAFVILAAWAFSEGAKRNDVPGNLLALLLLPITIVPLILQPDFGQTMLISLVWASLFFMAGLHWFWVAGIGGIGMSGVLLAYKFVPHVRARILKFIDPGTSGGIVDTFQVDTALDSFLAGGWFGKGPGEGTIKRILPDAHTDFIFAVTAEEFGIVTCLFLVTLFGFIVLRGLFKATRDEDPFCRFAAAGLLLLFGLQSAINMAVNLHLMPAKGMTLPFISYGGSSLISLALGMGFLVAVTRKRPHSALMLDMHEHEMPQDHMQHDDLPVEQGA from the coding sequence ATGGTCTCGCGCGTCGAACGTTCAGCTCTGGCCAATTGGTGGTGGACCGTGGACCGCTGGCTTTTGGCCGCGCTCGGCACCTTGATCGTTCTCGGTCTGGTGCTCACCATGGCGGGGAGCCCGCCCGTCGCCGAGCGTCTGGGCCTTCCGACATTTCATTTCGTGCATCGCCAGGCGGAGGCTCTCGTCCCCGCACTCGCAGTTTTGATTGCGGCCTCGTTTCTATCGCCGCGTCACGTCCGGCGTGCGGCACTCTTGATCTTCATTGTTTCGATGGCTTTGATTATCGTCGCGCTTCTGTTCGGTCATGAGGTAAAGGGCGCGCGGCGCTGGATCTTCGGCATTCAGCCTTCGGAGTTTTTAAAACCCGCCTTTGTCATTCTCGCCGCTTGGGCCTTTTCGGAAGGTGCCAAACGCAACGATGTGCCGGGTAATCTTCTCGCGCTGCTATTGCTGCCCATCACGATCGTACCCTTGATCCTGCAGCCTGATTTCGGCCAGACCATGCTGATCTCACTCGTCTGGGCGAGCCTGTTTTTCATGGCGGGATTGCACTGGTTCTGGGTCGCGGGCATCGGCGGCATAGGCATGAGCGGTGTCTTGCTCGCCTATAAATTCGTGCCGCATGTGCGGGCGCGTATCTTGAAGTTCATCGATCCGGGGACGAGCGGCGGCATCGTCGACACGTTCCAGGTCGATACGGCGCTCGATAGTTTTCTCGCCGGCGGCTGGTTCGGCAAAGGTCCTGGCGAGGGCACGATCAAGCGCATTCTTCCGGACGCGCATACGGATTTCATCTTCGCCGTCACGGCTGAGGAATTCGGCATCGTCACCTGTCTGTTCCTCGTCACGCTCTTCGGCTTCATCGTGCTGCGCGGCCTCTTCAAGGCGACGCGCGACGAAGATCCATTTTGCCGTTTCGCGGCAGCCGGCCTTTTGCTGCTCTTTGGCCTGCAAAGCGCGATCAATATGGCGGTCAATCTGCATCTGATGCCCGCCAAAGGCATGACTCTGCCTTTCATCTCTTATGGCGGTTCGTCCTTGATCTCGCTTGCGCTCGGCATGGGCTTCCTGGTCGCCGTCACCCGCAAAAGGCCGCACTCGGCCTTGATGCTCGACATGCATGAACACGAGATGCCGCAAGATCACATGCAGCATGACGATTTGCCTGTGGAACAAGGCGCATGA
- the murG gene encoding undecaprenyldiphospho-muramoylpentapeptide beta-N-acetylglucosaminyltransferase, protein MTRPVLVAAGGTGGHLFPAEALSNALIARGYAVELVTDERATKYGGNFPARAVHQIPSATPSGGSPFAKALALFTLARGTLAAYRLLKETKPLVLVGFGGYPTVPPVLAARFLHVPVILHEANAVMGRANRFLASRVDIIAKGFETLGGADAKLAAKTRLTGNPVRPSVLEAAQTPFPDFTDGRLRILVTGGSQGARIMSDVVPAAIELLPEEIRRKLVIVQQAREEDMARVAGLYQRLGVEAAVRSFFPDLPARMAAAHLVIGRAGASTVSELAVIGRPALLVPFPHAIDQDQAGNAAQLAESGAAIVVPQTRFTPQWLAGALTEALNDQGDLFCRAELAKRVGIADAAERLADLVQQLASSQEDGHEASA, encoded by the coding sequence ATGACGCGTCCGGTGCTTGTTGCCGCTGGCGGAACCGGCGGACATTTGTTTCCGGCCGAGGCTTTGAGCAATGCGCTGATCGCGCGCGGCTATGCGGTGGAACTCGTCACCGATGAACGTGCCACGAAATATGGCGGCAACTTCCCGGCACGCGCCGTTCATCAAATTCCCTCCGCGACGCCAAGCGGCGGTTCGCCTTTTGCCAAGGCTTTGGCGCTCTTTACACTCGCGCGGGGCACGCTCGCGGCCTATCGTCTGTTGAAGGAGACGAAGCCCTTGGTCTTGGTTGGATTTGGCGGTTATCCCACGGTGCCGCCAGTTCTCGCCGCGCGCTTTCTGCACGTGCCCGTGATCCTGCATGAAGCCAATGCCGTCATGGGCCGCGCCAATCGCTTTTTGGCGTCGCGCGTCGATATTATCGCCAAAGGCTTCGAGACATTGGGTGGTGCGGATGCGAAGCTCGCCGCCAAAACGCGATTGACCGGCAATCCCGTGCGCCCTTCGGTGTTGGAGGCGGCCCAAACGCCGTTTCCCGATTTTACGGACGGCCGACTGCGGATTCTGGTGACGGGCGGCTCCCAGGGCGCGCGCATCATGTCGGATGTCGTGCCCGCGGCGATCGAGCTTCTACCGGAAGAGATTCGGCGCAAGCTCGTCATCGTCCAGCAGGCGCGCGAAGAAGATATGGCGCGCGTGGCCGGGCTCTATCAGCGCCTCGGCGTCGAGGCGGCGGTCAGAAGCTTCTTCCCGGATCTGCCGGCGCGCATGGCCGCGGCGCATCTCGTGATCGGCCGGGCAGGGGCTTCGACCGTTTCCGAACTGGCCGTCATCGGCCGTCCCGCGCTTCTGGTTCCCTTTCCCCATGCGATCGATCAGGATCAGGCGGGCAATGCGGCGCAGCTCGCCGAAAGCGGCGCGGCCATCGTCGTGCCGCAGACGCGGTTCACGCCGCAATGGCTCGCTGGCGCCTTGACCGAGGCGCTGAACGATCAAGGCGATTTGTTCTGCCGGGCCGAATTGGCAAAGCGCGTCGGAATAGCAGACGCGGCCGAACGGCTCGCCGATCTTGTGCAACAACTGGCTTCGAGCCAGGAGGATGGCCATGAAGCTTCCGCGTGA
- the murC gene encoding UDP-N-acetylmuramate--L-alanine ligase → MKLPRELGPIHFIGIGGIGMSGIAEVLLNLGYPVQGSDASENANVLRLREKGALVHIGHKAEHLGLAEVVVVSTAIKRDNPELVAARERRLPVVRRAEMLAELMRLKRCVAIAGTHGKTTTTSLVATLLDAGKFDPTVINGGIINAYGTNARLGAGDWMVVEADESDGTFLKLPADIAIVTNIDPEHLDHFETFDAIKEAFRAFVENLPFYGFAVMCLDHPTVQELVGKIEDRRIITYGENPQADARLVDVDLTGGVSRFSVVIRNRLGGETRLDNLMMPMPGHHNAMNATAALAVAHQLGMSADAIRAALAGFSGVKRRFTRTGEWNGATVFDDYGHHPVEIAAVLRAARASTKAQVIAIVQPHRYTRLHSLFNEFATCFNDADTVIVADVYSAGEAPIEGADRDHLVTALKAHGHRQALALSGPDALPGIVRGLAKPGDYIVFLGAGNITQWAYALPGQLAALS, encoded by the coding sequence ATGAAGCTTCCGCGTGAATTGGGCCCAATTCATTTCATCGGCATAGGCGGCATCGGCATGTCGGGCATAGCCGAAGTTTTGCTCAATCTCGGCTATCCGGTGCAAGGCTCGGACGCTTCGGAAAATGCCAATGTCTTGCGGCTGCGTGAAAAGGGCGCCCTCGTCCACATAGGCCACAAGGCCGAGCATTTGGGGCTGGCGGAAGTCGTCGTCGTCTCGACGGCGATCAAGCGCGACAATCCCGAACTCGTTGCCGCGCGGGAGCGCCGCCTGCCGGTGGTGCGGCGCGCCGAAATGCTCGCCGAACTCATGCGGCTCAAGCGATGCGTCGCCATCGCCGGCACGCATGGCAAGACGACAACGACATCGCTGGTAGCAACCTTGCTCGATGCGGGCAAATTCGACCCGACCGTCATCAATGGCGGCATCATCAATGCCTATGGCACCAACGCGCGGCTCGGAGCCGGAGACTGGATGGTGGTCGAGGCGGACGAAAGCGACGGCACATTTTTGAAGCTGCCCGCCGATATTGCGATCGTCACCAATATCGATCCAGAACATCTCGATCATTTCGAGACCTTCGACGCGATCAAAGAGGCGTTTCGCGCCTTCGTCGAAAACCTTCCCTTCTACGGTTTCGCGGTGATGTGCCTCGATCATCCGACGGTGCAGGAGCTCGTCGGCAAGATCGAAGACCGCCGCATCATCACCTATGGCGAGAACCCGCAGGCCGACGCACGCCTCGTCGATGTCGATCTGACGGGCGGCGTGTCACGCTTTTCGGTCGTGATCCGCAATCGGCTGGGCGGCGAGACGCGCCTCGACAATCTCATGATGCCCATGCCCGGCCATCACAATGCGATGAATGCGACGGCGGCCTTGGCCGTCGCGCATCAGCTCGGCATGTCGGCCGATGCCATTCGCGCCGCGCTCGCAGGTTTCAGCGGCGTCAAGCGCCGCTTCACCCGTACGGGCGAATGGAACGGCGCGACGGTCTTCGACGATTACGGCCATCATCCGGTCGAGATCGCCGCCGTGCTGCGCGCCGCCCGCGCGTCGACCAAGGCGCAGGTCATCGCCATCGTGCAGCCGCATCGCTATACGCGGCTCCATTCGCTCTTCAATGAATTTGCGACCTGTTTCAACGATGCCGATACGGTCATCGTCGCGGACGTCTATTCGGCCGGAGAAGCGCCGATCGAAGGCGCCGACCGCGATCATCTCGTCACGGCTTTGAAAGCCCATGGCCATAGGCAGGCTTTGGCGCTTTCGGGTCCCGACGCGCTGCCGGGCATAGTGCGGGGGCTTGCCAAGCCCGGAGACTATATTGTCTTTCTCGGTGCCGGAAACATCACGCAATGGGCCTATGCCCTGCCGGGACAGCTCGCGGCGTTAAGCTGA
- the murB gene encoding UDP-N-acetylmuramate dehydrogenase yields MFEDIVTPLSLSMPELRGSLIANVELAPWTWFKTGGLAQAVFTPADAEDLSYFLSHLDPDVPIFILGQGSNVLVRDGGIEGVVIALGPGFNDMSFQGEIATIGAASLGVKLASAGMMVSVAGFSFLRGIPGGIGGALRMNAGAFGSEIKDIFVSCEGIDRQGDLRTFALDDMGYTYRHCGVEGVIFTRAKLRGKPGDQEQIRKEMAEIAEARQATQPVNTRTGGSTFKNPAGRKAWELIDHAGCRGLVMGDAQVSELHCNFLVNRGHATAADLENLGEEVRRRVLGASGILLEWEIERVGRHKN; encoded by the coding sequence ATGTTCGAAGATATCGTCACGCCGCTTTCGCTCTCGATGCCGGAACTGCGCGGCTCGCTTATCGCCAATGTCGAATTGGCGCCTTGGACCTGGTTCAAGACGGGCGGTCTCGCGCAGGCCGTCTTCACGCCAGCCGATGCCGAGGATCTCTCTTATTTCCTGTCGCATCTCGATCCCGACGTGCCGATCTTCATTTTGGGCCAGGGCTCGAATGTGCTCGTGCGCGACGGCGGAATCGAAGGCGTCGTGATCGCGTTGGGTCCGGGCTTCAACGACATGTCGTTTCAGGGCGAGATCGCGACGATCGGAGCCGCCTCGCTCGGCGTGAAGCTTGCGAGCGCAGGAATGATGGTGTCGGTCGCGGGCTTTTCGTTTTTGCGCGGGATTCCCGGCGGAATCGGCGGCGCGCTGCGGATGAACGCCGGCGCTTTCGGCTCCGAGATCAAGGATATTTTCGTGTCCTGCGAGGGCATCGACCGGCAGGGCGATCTGCGGACCTTCGCGCTTGACGACATGGGTTACACCTATCGCCATTGCGGCGTCGAGGGCGTGATTTTCACGCGCGCGAAGCTGCGCGGAAAGCCGGGCGATCAGGAGCAGATCCGCAAGGAGATGGCGGAGATCGCAGAGGCGCGGCAAGCAACGCAGCCGGTCAATACGCGCACTGGCGGTTCGACCTTCAAAAACCCTGCAGGCCGCAAAGCTTGGGAATTGATCGATCACGCCGGCTGCCGCGGCCTTGTCATGGGGGATGCGCAGGTTTCCGAGCTTCACTGTAATTTTCTCGTCAATCGTGGCCATGCGACCGCGGCCGATCTCGAAAATCTCGGCGAAGAGGTGCGCCGCCGCGTCCTGGGCGCTTCCGGAATCCTGCTTGAATGGGAGATCGAGCGGGTCGGCAGGCATAAAAATTAA